The following coding sequences lie in one Cannabis sativa cultivar Pink pepper isolate KNU-18-1 chromosome 5, ASM2916894v1, whole genome shotgun sequence genomic window:
- the LOC115717561 gene encoding uncharacterized protein LOC115717561, with amino-acid sequence MVSKRQKEARKKFKAENPGLFPKPEPTPPKDPDKVKKKKFKRKKKVESKAPADGSRPIKKGLRKHPLRVPGMKPGESCFICKGKDHIAKLCPQKAQWEKNKICLLCRGRGHSLKNCPNKNDETVDIKMCYNCGESGHSLDKCPQPLQDGGTKFATCFICNETGHLSKNCPKNSHGIYPKGGSCKLCNGVTHLAKDCPTKNQRTHDSAVASKAIRASTEGRPRGQVIKFTSGDDLEDDFTAEDKNGGIKDESSEPIPSSASDSQESHIKSKKKQGPKVVNFVGCFPKVKDLSSAILIHFPLSFFSFFLIIFQEKKKNQSICFRLFHLRKNQNMANAASGMAVSDECKLKFLELKTKRNYRFIVFKIENQEVVVEKLGSPGDSYDAFTDSLPANECRYAVYDFDFTTDENCQKSKIFFVAWSPDTSRVRSKMVYASSKDRFKRELDGIQVELQATDPSEISLDIVKGRAL; translated from the exons ATGGTGAGCAAAAGACAGAAGGAAGCTCGCAAAAAATTCAAGGCCGAGAACCCTGGATTGTTCCCCAAGCCAGAGCCTACTCCCCCTAAAGACCCAGACaaggtgaagaagaagaagtttaAGCGAAAGAAGAAGGTAGAATCGAAAGCCCCCGCCGATGGGTCCAGACCCATCAAAAAGGGGCTCAGAAAACACCCACTAAGGGTACCTGGTATGAAGCCCGGTGAGAGCTGTTTCATCTGTAAAGGGAAAGACCATATTGCCAAGCTTTGCCCTCAAAAAGCTCAGTGGGAAAAGAACAAG ATATGCTTGCTCTGCCGAGGCCGGGGGCACAGCCTGAAGAACTGCCCTAACAAGAACGATGAGACCGTGGATATAAAAATGTGTTATAATTGTGGAGAAAGTGGGCATTCACTTGATAAATGCCCCCAACCTCTTCAAGATG GAGGAACGAAATTTGCCACATGCTTCATTTGTAATGAGACTGGGCACTTGAGTAAAAACTGTCCTAAAAACTCTCATGGGATATATCCCAAG GGTGGTTCTTGCAAACTTTGTAATGGGGTTACACATTTGGCAAAAGATTGTCCAACCAAAAACCAACGAACACATGATTCCGCAGTTGCTAGTAAAGCTATCCGTGCCT CTACGGAGGGAAGACCAAGAGGACAAGTGATCAAATTTACAAGTGGCGATGATCTTGAGGATGATTTCACGGCAGAGGACAAAAATGGTGGTATAAAAGACGAGTCTTCGGAACCAATACCGAGTTCTGCTTCTGATTCCCAAGAAAGTCATataaaatcaaagaagaaacaAGGACCCAAAGTAGTAAATTTTGTTGGA TGCTTCCCAAAAGTTAAGGATCTGTCATCTGCTATACTCATTCATTTCCcactttctttcttctctttcttcctcataatttttcaagaaaaaaaaaaaaaccaaagcaTCTGTTTCCGTCTCTTTCATTTGAGGAAAAATCAAAACATG GCGAATGCAGCATCTGGAATGGCTGTGAGCGATGAGTGTAAACTCAAGTTCTTGGAGCTGAAAACAAAAAGGAACTACCGATTCATTGTGTTCAAGATCGAAAATCAAGAAGTTGTGGTAGAGAAACTAGGAAGCCCAGGTGACTCCTATGATGCCTTCACGGATTCTCTCCCTGCCAACGAATGCCGCTAtgctgtctatgattttgattttACCACCGACGAAAACTGCCAGAAAAGCAAGATTTTCTTCGTCGCTTG GTCACCTGACACATCAAGGGTGAGGAGTAAGATGGTGTATGCAAGTTCTAAAGATAGATTCAAGAGGGAATTGGATGGCATTCAAGTTGAATTGCAAGCAACCGATCCTAGTGAGATAAGTCTTGACATCGTAAAAGGCCGAGCTCTTTAA